The sequence GCTGTGACTTATGCCTATCTCCACCGAAGCTAAGAAGGCCCCTAAAACCACCGCTGACCAAGAGGCAAAGGCTATTCCAAATGCTTCATTAAAGTTCTTGAGCTTGGAGTATATCCAGTATCCAACAAAAGCCCCAACTATTCCCATGTTTAGTATGTTTGCACCTATGGCAGTTATTCCACCGTCTCCGAAGAGAAGGGTTTGGATCAATAGTACTGCGGTCATTACAAGCACTGCTGCATATGGGCCCAAGAGCACCGCTACAAGCACAGCTCCAAGTAAATGTCCACTCACTCCCCCTATAATTGGGAAGTTTACCATCTGAGCAGCAAAGATGCCAGCTGCAAACAGCCCCAAAAGGGGGATTTTCTCTTCTGGGAAGTCCTTTAGCTTCCTTAATGAATACGCAAGGATTCCAATCGTCACTGCATATGTTACCACTATCACGGGAAGACTCAACAGCCCATCGGGGATGTGCACATAGCTCACCTCCTCTGATTATCTAGTAGCACTATATCTTAATAATGTGACACCAAATAAAAGCTTTTTTAAAACCTTCCTTTTCCAACTAGAGGTTGCTGTAATTAGTTCAAATAAAAAGATCTAAAAAGGGCTAATAGGTTGAGGTCAATGTTATCAGCTGATTTCGTTTTTATTTTTCAGAAACTTTTAAATGGAATATCCTCGTATTGCTATTTTGGTGATTCATATAGATCCAAAAACAGCTCTCAATATAAGCAGATTCATTGTTTTCCTAGGATTTATAACTGCGCTCATCTATCAAAGGGTGGATCACATATACCGGACTCTTGTGGCCTTAATTGGCCTTTACATCCCGGATGTGGTTGAGAGATACTTCTCAAACCCTCATCCTAGATTGAGACAATTTTTGGCTCCAATCTACAACAAAAAGACGATGGCCCTCTTGGGAGTTTTTATAGCGGTTCATGTTTCTCTTGTAAACGTTCCCTTCACTACAATCGATCTTTTTCACAAAGAGTGGAGAAACGCGGACATGATAAGCCACTTCATTGGAGGAATGGTTGTTTGGGCTATAATTGCTGAAGTTCTCCTTAACCTATCAGATGGAGAATATTTAAGGTTAACAAGAAGAAAATTGGTTCTTTATTCTTTTTTGGCTCTTTTCATTTTAAGTTTTGGATGGGAAGTTGCTGAAAAGCTTAGTGAAAGCGAAATTTCGTTTATTCATGAGGATGCTGGGAATAAACTGAGGGACATTATTATGAACACATTTGGGGGATTGTTTGCTATGTACTTAGTTCTCAAAAGAAGGTACCCATTTGAAGTTGATTTGAACCATTAAGCAATCGAAAACTTTATTAACCTAATGTAAATAAATCTCATCTCGGAAAGGTTTAAATGGTATGAAAACCAATATAAGATTGAAGGAGGTGTCAAGAATGGTCGGGATTTCTGTCCAGGAAGTTATGACAGAAAAATTTGCAAAAATCGACATAAACGCCCCCCTTTCTGAGGCGATTGGAATTTTTGAAAAAGAAGATCCGGATTTAATTGTTGTTTTTGATGGAAAGCTGTATAAGGGTGTATTGACCCAAGACTTGATAATCCGCTCCCACTTAAAGTGGGATCCGACAAAGGCTAAGGTTAGGGATGTATACAAGCCCGCACCCGTTGTAAAACCTGATGAAGATCTAAGTTTAGCGGCTAAACTTATGATAGAGACCGACTTACGTTCACTCCCTGTTGGGGAGGATAAGAACAATGTTATTGGTGTAATAAGCGATATTGCCCTACTTGAAAGGGTTGCCAAGGAAGAATTTGGAAGAAGACCCGTAAAAGAGTTCATGAGTAGTGACGTAATTACCCTCAAACCGTACGACACCGTGGCTAAGGCACTTGCAACAATGAGAGATCATGCTATCTCGAGAATTCCGGTTGTAAACGAAGAAGGAAAGCTCGAAGGCTTGGTAACACTGCATGACTTGATTATCAGGTTTATAAAACCCAGATTCAGAGCACAGTTTGGAGAAGTGGCTGGAGAAAAAATCCCACCGTTCTCAACTCAGCTTAGGGAAGTCATGTTTAGAGGAGTGATAACAATAAAGCCCGAAGCAAGCATTAGGGAAGCC comes from Thermococcus litoralis DSM 5473 and encodes:
- a CDS encoding energy-coupling factor ABC transporter permease, yielding MHIPDGLLSLPVIVVTYAVTIGILAYSLRKLKDFPEEKIPLLGLFAAGIFAAQMVNFPIIGGVSGHLLGAVLVAVLLGPYAAVLVMTAVLLIQTLLFGDGGITAIGANILNMGIVGAFVGYWIYSKLKNFNEAFGIAFASWSAVVLGAFLASVEIGISHSLPFGKVLGLMVGYHAVIGIGEALITLFVVNALKSKLPEIGGVPA
- a CDS encoding CBS domain-containing protein, with the translated sequence MVGISVQEVMTEKFAKIDINAPLSEAIGIFEKEDPDLIVVFDGKLYKGVLTQDLIIRSHLKWDPTKAKVRDVYKPAPVVKPDEDLSLAAKLMIETDLRSLPVGEDKNNVIGVISDIALLERVAKEEFGRRPVKEFMSSDVITLKPYDTVAKALATMRDHAISRIPVVNEEGKLEGLVTLHDLIIRFIKPRFRAQFGEVAGEKIPPFSTQLREVMFRGVITIKPEASIREAVELIREHNIDGLVVVDNENVVRGVLTVKDLLLPISRMVEQKARFYLQLGGDAHYLSDFTRERIISDIRRFVEGYEDLLGNEGIIYLRIRRFPEKLRGVHLYQARMRIVTDKGQFIATGETWGAIQAVHDALRAIERQILQKVELQRETKHTRRFIEYLGF